A DNA window from uncultured Methanoregula sp. contains the following coding sequences:
- a CDS encoding DUF63 family protein, which yields MISDFIYKYYIDPIRYEQPYNAVETITYALILIAAVYLIYRWFKKSEFPLDGPFVLATIPYIILGGVLRVVQDTHMIQSDLQFAIVTPFIYFVIFFYTFGMLLLSRFLEKQGFCDTYLKLYAGIGIFSVFCVSLVLVAWGMTHTRIDLFVLAVIPLMATAATAAVFLFMRYVLRWEYVSDPLYITLLFGQLLDASATSYGIDLHPSVHYIEQHVVGSALIDWAHTAFVMFPLKLVVLFPAIYIMQIYRKEANPAFWHLVLLAMIIVGMAPGVRDLVRMVLYV from the coding sequence ATGATTAGTGATTTCATCTACAAATACTACATCGATCCCATACGATACGAGCAACCCTATAACGCGGTAGAGACGATCACCTACGCACTCATTCTGATAGCAGCGGTCTACCTCATCTACCGCTGGTTCAAGAAATCGGAGTTTCCTCTCGACGGGCCGTTCGTGCTTGCAACCATCCCGTACATCATCCTTGGGGGGGTTCTGCGGGTAGTCCAGGACACCCACATGATCCAGTCGGATCTCCAGTTCGCGATAGTCACCCCGTTCATCTACTTTGTCATCTTCTTCTACACCTTCGGGATGCTTCTTCTCTCCCGGTTTTTGGAAAAACAGGGATTCTGCGATACATATCTCAAACTCTATGCCGGGATCGGTATCTTCTCGGTCTTCTGTGTCTCGCTCGTCCTGGTTGCCTGGGGAATGACCCATACCCGGATCGACCTGTTCGTCCTTGCGGTCATCCCGCTGATGGCAACCGCTGCAACCGCCGCAGTCTTTTTGTTCATGCGGTACGTGCTGCGCTGGGAGTACGTCAGCGATCCGCTCTATATCACGCTCCTTTTCGGGCAGCTGCTGGATGCCAGTGCCACCAGCTATGGCATCGACCTGCACCCGTCCGTCCATTACATTGAACAGCATGTCGTGGGATCGGCGCTCATCGACTGGGCGCATACGGCGTTTGTGATGTTCCCCTTGAAACTTGTTGTTCTCTTCCCGGCGATCTACATCATGCAGATCTACCGGAAGGAAGCAAATCCTGCATTCTGGCATCTCGTACTGCTCGCGATGATCATTGTCGGCATGGCCCCGGGGGTCCGGGACCTGGTTCGGATGGTCCTGTATGTCTGA
- a CDS encoding NAD(P)-dependent glycerol-1-phosphate dehydrogenase, whose translation MSADAIKLLKPKVFDKSKWMQLPRDVVIGHDVLSQIPAICEDLKLGSSALLVSGRGTMGLAGEKVMSVLSGSCTVTPFLAEEISIPVIKAGEKAAKGMDFLIGVGGGRVIDTAKIVSYNLDLPFISVPTAASHDGIASARASVSMAEGHSSLEAEPPIAIVADTGIIATAPHRLLAAGCADVISNYTAILDWELAHRVKGEPMSEYAVALSKMTAEILVKDAHLIKPHQEQSAWLVIKALVSSGVAMSIAGSSRPASGGEHKFSHALDRLAPGKALHGESCGIGTIISMYLHGGDWRGIRASLKSIGAPTTPAEVGIDDAVAVEALLMAKTIRPERFTIFDMGITKESAENLVQMLYRE comes from the coding sequence ATGAGCGCAGATGCAATAAAATTACTCAAACCCAAAGTCTTCGACAAGTCCAAGTGGATGCAGCTGCCCCGCGATGTCGTCATCGGGCACGATGTCCTCTCCCAGATTCCGGCCATCTGCGAAGACCTCAAGCTCGGGTCGTCTGCGCTTCTTGTCTCCGGCAGGGGCACGATGGGCCTTGCCGGAGAGAAGGTCATGTCCGTCCTCTCCGGTTCCTGCACGGTAACGCCCTTCCTGGCTGAAGAGATCAGCATCCCGGTCATCAAAGCCGGTGAGAAAGCAGCCAAAGGGATGGATTTTCTCATAGGTGTCGGGGGCGGCCGGGTGATCGACACGGCCAAGATCGTCTCTTACAATCTCGATCTCCCGTTCATATCGGTGCCTACCGCTGCATCCCATGACGGGATCGCATCCGCCCGGGCTTCGGTCTCGATGGCGGAGGGGCATTCCTCGCTCGAAGCCGAGCCCCCGATAGCGATTGTCGCCGACACCGGCATCATCGCCACCGCTCCCCACCGGCTCCTGGCAGCCGGGTGTGCGGACGTGATCTCCAATTACACGGCAATCCTGGACTGGGAACTCGCCCACCGGGTCAAGGGCGAACCCATGAGCGAATATGCGGTTGCCTTATCGAAGATGACTGCCGAGATCCTGGTAAAAGATGCCCATCTGATCAAACCCCACCAGGAGCAGTCCGCATGGCTCGTGATAAAAGCGCTCGTATCAAGCGGCGTTGCGATGAGCATTGCCGGCTCGTCCCGGCCGGCGAGCGGCGGGGAGCACAAGTTCTCCCATGCGCTTGACCGGCTCGCACCGGGCAAAGCGCTGCACGGGGAGAGTTGCGGGATCGGGACCATCATCTCCATGTACCTCCATGGCGGGGACTGGCGGGGCATCCGGGCATCGCTCAAGAGCATCGGGGCCCCGACCACGCCAGCGGAAGTCGGGATTGACGATGCTGTTGCCGTCGAAGCACTCCTGATGGCAAAGACTATCCGTCCGGAACGCTTCACCATATTTGACATGGGGATCACAAAGGAATCGGCAGAGAATCTCGTACAGATGCTCTACCGCGAGTGA
- a CDS encoding UPF0179 family protein: MTEAKTKVTLVGTVLAKQGVEFIYEGEVAECDTCKVKKACNNLQKGRKYRIVSVRTTHHECAVHLNGATAVEVTEAPISILINPDMAIVNSKIKPELSCNKSDCKSFALCRPEGVVEGEKYVVVEVIGNASDICGKGRSLKLVEIRPV; this comes from the coding sequence ATGACAGAGGCAAAGACAAAAGTTACCCTGGTGGGAACCGTGCTTGCAAAGCAGGGCGTTGAGTTTATTTACGAAGGGGAGGTCGCGGAATGCGACACCTGCAAGGTCAAAAAAGCCTGCAACAATCTCCAGAAAGGCAGGAAGTACCGCATCGTCTCCGTGCGCACGACCCACCACGAGTGCGCAGTCCACCTCAACGGCGCAACGGCTGTTGAAGTGACCGAGGCCCCCATCTCGATCCTGATCAACCCGGACATGGCGATCGTCAACTCCAAGATCAAGCCCGAGCTCTCCTGCAACAAGAGCGACTGCAAGAGTTTTGCCCTCTGCCGTCCCGAGGGAGTTGTCGAAGGCGAGAAGTACGTGGTTGTGGAAGTGATCGGGAATGCCTCGGACATCTGCGGGAAGGGACGCTCGCTCAAGCTGGTCGAGATCCGGCCGGTATGA
- a CDS encoding arsenate reductase ArsC, protein MKKKILFICTHNSARSQMAEGYMNAKYADRYEVFSGGTEVTRVHPMAIAVMNEIGIDISAHRSKLIDDLFGNGIETVVTVCDSAQKACPFFPGAQEEIHQSFPDPSAFTGSDEEVRAGFRRVRDEIIRWIDVTFGSVHAQSKTSPGLSS, encoded by the coding sequence ATGAAAAAGAAGATCTTATTTATCTGCACCCACAACTCCGCCCGGTCCCAGATGGCGGAAGGGTACATGAATGCAAAGTACGCTGACCGCTACGAAGTATTCAGTGGCGGCACCGAAGTTACCCGGGTCCACCCGATGGCAATCGCGGTCATGAACGAGATCGGGATCGATATCTCAGCTCACCGGTCGAAACTCATCGACGATCTCTTTGGAAACGGGATTGAAACCGTTGTCACGGTCTGCGATTCTGCACAGAAAGCCTGCCCGTTCTTTCCGGGTGCACAGGAAGAAATCCACCAGAGTTTTCCGGACCCGTCGGCCTTCACCGGATCCGATGAGGAAGTCCGGGCCGGTTTTCGCAGGGTGCGGGATGAGATCATCCGGTGGATTGATGTGACATTCGGAAGTGTCCATGCGCAGAGTAAAACCTCACCCGGACTATCCTCCTGA